The following proteins are co-located in the Synchiropus splendidus isolate RoL2022-P1 chromosome 14, RoL_Sspl_1.0, whole genome shotgun sequence genome:
- the LOC128771069 gene encoding cholesterol side-chain cleavage enzyme, mitochondrial, which translates to MARWTLCRRSVLLHLSGSESRLALRFSSSSLQRGRQALVESSGSVKPFSEIPGQWKNGVVNLYNFWKLDGFRNIHRVMVRNFNAFGPIYREKIGYYESVNIINPEDAAVLFKAEGHYPKRLNVEAWTAYRDYRNRKYGVLLKNGEDWRSNRVILNKEVISPKMLDYFVPLLDEVGQDFMARLHQKIKRNGGEKWTADLSQELFKYALESVSSVLYGKRLGLMMDYADPEAQHFIDCITLMFKTTSPMLYIPPAVLRRIGAKVWRDHVEAWDGIFQHADSCIQNIYRQLQDENRSTKKYPGVMARLLLLDKLSIEDIKASVTELMAGGVDTTSITLQWTLYELARHPSLQEELRAEVAAARAESEGNLLHMLKRIPLLRGALKETLRLHPVAISLQRYTAEDIVIQNYHIPAGTLVQLGLYAMGRDPRVFTRPEQYQPSRWLRTETHYFRSLGFGFGPRQCLGRRIAESEMLIFLIHMLENFRVEKMRHVEAKSTFELILVPDKPIMLTLKPLHAAS; encoded by the exons ATGGCTCGGTGGACTTTGTGTCGCAGGTCTGTGCTGCTGCACCTGTCAGGCAGCGAGAGTCGACTGGCGCTGcgtttcagcagcagcagcctgcagAGGGGGAGGCAGGCTCTGGTGGAGAGCAGCGGCAGCGTGAAGCCTTTCAGTGAGATTCCTGGCCAGTGGAAGAACGGAGTGGTCAACCTGTACAACTTCTGGAAGCTGGACGGCTTCAGAAACATTCACCGGGTCATGGTGCGTAACTTCAACGCCTTCGGACCCATTTACAG GGAAAAAATAGGATATTATGAAAGTGTCAACATCATCAATCCTGAGGATGCGGCCGTCCTCTTCAAAGCTGAGGGACATTATCCAAAAAGGCTGAACGTAGAGGCGTGGACGGCGTACAGGGACTACAGGAACCGCAAATACGGAGTTCTGCTGAA GAACGGAGAAGACTGGAGATCAAACAGAGTCATCCTCAACAAGGAGGTGATCTCGCCGAAGATGCTGGACTACTTCGTGCCTCTTCTGGACGAGGTGGGGCAGGACTTCATGGCCAGGCTTCATCAGAAGATCAAGAGGAACGGCGGGGAGAAATGGACAGCTGACCTCTCCCAGGAACTCTTCAAATACGCTCTAGAAT CCGTGAGCTCGGTGCTCTATGGGAAGCGCCTGGGCTTGATGATGGACTACGCCGACCCCGAAGCTCAACATTTCATCGACTGCATCACCTTGATGTTCAAGACCACCTCGCCGATGTTGTACATCCCCCCTGCTGTGCTGCGGAGAATTGGAGCCAAAGTGTGGCGGGACCATGTGGAGGCTTGGGACGGAATCTTCCAACATG CTGACAGCTGCATCCAGAACATCTATCGGCAGCTGCAGGATGAAAACAGGAGCACCAAGAAATACCCGGGAGTCATGGCCCGCCTGCTTCTTCTGGAcaagctttccatcgaggacattAAGGCCAGTGTCACCGAGCTGATGGCTGGAGGAGTGGACACG ACGTCCATCACGCTGCAGTGGACGCTATACGAACTGGCCCGACACCCGAGTCTCCAGGAAGAGCTGCGAGCCGAGGTGGCTGCCGCGCGGGCAGAGAGCGAGGGTAACCTGCTGCACATGCTGAAGAGGATTCCGCTGCTCAGAGGGGCTCTGAAGGAGACACTCCGCCTCCATCCCGTCGCCATCAGCTTGCAAAGATACACCGCAGAAGACATCGTCATCCAGAACTACCACATCCCTGCCGGG ACCTTAGTCCAGTTGGGACTAtacgccatgggacgggacccCAGGGTGTTTACCCGTCCCGAGCAGTACCAACCATCCCGCTGGCTGAGAACAGAGACCCACTACTTCAGGAGTCTGGGCTTTGGATTTGGCCCCCGCCAGTGTTTGGGTCGCAGAATAGCAGAGAGCGAGATGCTGATCTTCCTCATCCAT ATGCTGGAGAACTTTAGGGTGGAGAAGATGCGACACGTGGAGGCCAAGAGCACCTTTGAGCTCATTCTGGTGCCGGACAAACCCATCATGCTGACCCTGAAGCCCCTGCACGCCGCCTCATAG